In Bradyrhizobium sp. 1(2017), one DNA window encodes the following:
- a CDS encoding transglutaminase-like cysteine peptidase — MVETINTSVNSDHPYSHYIRKLTYARVLKPGEPGNCTDIAFTKKTELAKQGIHATMWACNLKSGEGHAFLLLDDGRALDNRFNEIVSWGEVGCR, encoded by the coding sequence ATGGTGGAGACCATCAACACCTCAGTGAACAGCGACCATCCCTACAGCCACTACATCCGGAAGCTTACGTATGCCCGGGTTCTCAAGCCCGGAGAGCCCGGCAACTGCACCGACATCGCCTTCACCAAGAAGACCGAGCTGGCCAAGCAGGGCATTCACGCCACCATGTGGGCCTGCAACCTCAAGAGCGGTGAGGGGCACGCCTTTTTGCTGCTCGATGATGGCCGGGCGCTAGATAACCGGTTTAATGAGATAGTGAGCTGGGGCGAGGTTGGATGCCGTTAG
- a CDS encoding helix-turn-helix domain-containing protein — MKLRRLVARNLRRLRRKGGLTQEELADRAGLNRNYIGMIEREENAPTVDALEQLAEALNVDPVDLFQ, encoded by the coding sequence GCCAGGAATCTTCGGCGTCTGCGACGAAAAGGCGGCCTCACTCAAGAAGAGTTGGCTGATCGAGCAGGGCTGAATCGCAACTACATCGGTATGATTGAGCGTGAGGAAAACGCGCCAACCGTCGACGCGCTTGAGCAGCTTGCAGAAGCGCTCAATGTCGACCCCGTCGATCTATTTCAGTAG